From the Leptospira sp. WS60.C2 genome, one window contains:
- a CDS encoding alcohol dehydrogenase catalytic domain-containing protein, with product MNLKFRAKDYLSDDSFESAEYEYIGNQKDGWEIKRNGSTYLQLGPGYIPLKTVSCGVCSTDIDRRFLPFPLPQIIGHEVLAEGLEENKGKQFVIEINDTYEARGDQHPDAFCQAGIPTHSPERRVLGIDRLPGGFGPYILAPVNAAIPLEGVSPKAAVLMEPFAAALQAIIASPPKPGDHVAVLGPRRLGSLILAALSSYRKTNGANFRITAITRHDHLVNLSKEMGADDVVDLRITDVGEIRNTFDIVYDTTSTTSGFESALQLSKREVHLKTTNGQVMAGLQHLTELVVDELSILPYKMENTKFHWQKEERTNQNVFVFEGVSERIKTELKKKFHIFEGNETTAEAILASDEFSSQLPRFDLVVVSNPAQIGLSIRPNASHENSLVRPRGAILVDTTNSEKWSGEVALIREFLKQGKEIHSSRCGDFHLAISLLKDNPAITKSLETHLISHRFPSDKLEEAYLKAKEPTSVKVIVDFQ from the coding sequence ATGAATCTAAAATTCCGAGCTAAGGATTACCTTTCCGATGACTCATTTGAATCAGCGGAATATGAATACATTGGAAATCAAAAAGATGGTTGGGAAATCAAGCGTAATGGTTCAACCTACCTCCAATTAGGTCCAGGATATATCCCTCTCAAAACCGTCTCGTGTGGTGTTTGTTCCACTGACATTGATCGACGGTTTCTTCCATTCCCTCTTCCTCAAATCATTGGTCACGAAGTCCTTGCGGAAGGACTCGAGGAAAACAAAGGCAAACAGTTCGTCATCGAAATTAATGATACTTACGAAGCCAGGGGTGATCAACATCCTGATGCATTTTGCCAAGCCGGTATTCCTACGCATTCCCCAGAACGACGTGTCTTAGGAATTGATCGCCTTCCTGGAGGTTTTGGTCCCTATATTTTGGCTCCCGTAAACGCAGCTATCCCATTGGAAGGAGTTTCTCCTAAAGCTGCCGTTCTCATGGAACCATTTGCGGCTGCCTTACAAGCCATCATCGCATCCCCTCCCAAACCAGGAGACCATGTTGCCGTTTTGGGACCGAGACGATTGGGGAGTTTGATTCTTGCGGCACTTTCTTCATACCGTAAAACAAATGGTGCCAATTTCCGTATCACGGCGATTACACGACATGATCACCTCGTAAACTTATCGAAAGAAATGGGTGCTGACGATGTTGTTGATCTTCGCATAACTGATGTAGGCGAAATTCGGAATACATTTGATATTGTTTATGATACAACTTCCACCACTTCTGGTTTTGAATCTGCACTTCAATTGAGTAAACGAGAGGTGCATCTCAAAACAACCAATGGTCAAGTCATGGCTGGATTACAGCACCTGACAGAACTGGTTGTGGATGAACTTTCCATTTTACCTTACAAAATGGAAAATACCAAATTTCATTGGCAAAAAGAAGAGCGCACGAATCAAAACGTTTTTGTTTTTGAAGGTGTTTCAGAAAGAATTAAAACAGAGCTAAAGAAAAAGTTTCATATATTTGAGGGAAATGAAACAACAGCTGAAGCCATTTTGGCATCGGATGAGTTTTCTTCCCAATTGCCTCGTTTTGATTTGGTGGTTGTTTCGAATCCTGCTCAGATTGGTTTATCAATCCGTCCTAACGCTTCTCATGAAAATTCCCTGGTTCGTCCAAGGGGCGCTATTCTTGTAGATACAACTAACTCTGAAAAATGGTCTGGTGAAGTTGCACTTATACGTGAGTTTTTGAAACAAGGAAAAGAGATTCACAGTTCACGTTGCGGTGATTTTCACCTTGCTATTTCTCTTTTGAAAGACAATCCAGCGATTACAAAGTCATTGGAAACGCATTTGATTTCTCATCGGTTTCCGTCTGACAAACTGGAAGAAGCCTATTTAAAAGCAAAAGAACCAACAAGTGTCAAGGTAATCGTTGATTTCCAATAG
- a CDS encoding rhomboid family intramembrane serine protease, giving the protein MRSFIWEFPLTASFALFLFLLYPVVSIFAPDLVGEYFIATPGELEPINWILSTFFHGSGAHLLSNLFFLLILGRVVEKRVGKAKWLLFYFMAGLLSVLGDGIVRGLIFGDKTPIVGASGSISGLASAATLLSPFRFPISKTKSIPFPVFLFGWMMVYSDVTNVFARDNVAHWAHLGGFFSVFVTSYLLGEKERQEIRQGFLLNFTFFTLTIILLFFINNR; this is encoded by the coding sequence ATGCGATCATTCATTTGGGAATTTCCACTCACGGCTAGTTTTGCTTTATTTTTATTTTTGTTATACCCAGTTGTTTCCATTTTTGCACCAGATTTAGTGGGAGAATATTTTATTGCCACACCTGGTGAATTAGAACCAATCAATTGGATTTTATCGACCTTTTTTCATGGTTCAGGTGCGCATTTGTTATCGAACTTATTCTTTCTATTAATACTAGGACGAGTGGTCGAAAAAAGAGTGGGAAAGGCAAAGTGGCTACTGTTTTATTTTATGGCAGGTCTTCTTTCTGTGTTAGGCGATGGAATCGTGCGGGGACTTATTTTCGGAGATAAAACTCCCATTGTAGGGGCAAGTGGTTCTATTTCGGGACTTGCATCGGCGGCCACTTTATTATCTCCGTTTCGGTTTCCCATTTCCAAAACGAAATCGATTCCGTTTCCTGTGTTTTTATTTGGTTGGATGATGGTGTATTCGGATGTGACAAATGTTTTTGCTAGAGACAATGTGGCGCATTGGGCACACTTAGGTGGTTTTTTTTCCGTATTTGTGACAAGTTATTTATTGGGTGAAAAAGAGAGACAAGAAATCAGACAAGGCTTTCTCCTTAACTTTACCTTTTTTACATTGACGATCATTCTTCTATTTTTTATCAACAATAGGTAA
- a CDS encoding zinc-binding dehydrogenase has translation MKAAVLPSGSRSLEIQELDLPSLQPNQAKVKVKACGICGSDIHLILHGKMKATYSPCVPGHETSGVVTEIGEKVSKVKVGDRVVVSAGTSCGTCKHCLVGRENLCENIGVIGFNQRGGFAEYIQAEERYLHILPEEIPFAEGAILADAVSTPYHAVKYQGELKAGESVAIIGCGGLGIHAVAIAKALGAGKIFALDIDSGSLENAKQYGADELILVEKNMQVGKVLKEKSGGIDLLCDFTGFMPNIESSVRAMNRGGRIVLVGIGRNKLEIPMPFFLIERQIRITGSYGSDRRAIPELIQLYQEKKLNLTKSISGIHKLEETNEYLHALEEKKGNPIRFIINPEL, from the coding sequence ATGAAAGCTGCCGTTTTACCTTCGGGGTCGAGATCTTTAGAAATTCAGGAATTGGACCTTCCTTCTCTGCAACCTAATCAAGCCAAGGTGAAGGTGAAAGCTTGCGGAATTTGTGGTTCCGACATTCATCTCATTTTACATGGAAAGATGAAGGCTACGTATTCGCCTTGTGTTCCTGGTCACGAAACTTCAGGAGTTGTAACTGAAATTGGGGAAAAAGTCTCCAAAGTAAAAGTGGGTGACCGGGTGGTAGTGAGTGCGGGTACCTCCTGCGGAACATGTAAACACTGTTTGGTGGGAAGAGAAAACCTATGTGAAAATATAGGTGTTATTGGATTCAACCAAAGAGGTGGATTTGCCGAATACATCCAAGCGGAAGAACGTTATCTCCACATTTTACCAGAAGAAATCCCTTTTGCCGAAGGAGCGATTCTGGCAGATGCAGTGTCCACTCCCTATCATGCAGTCAAATACCAAGGGGAACTCAAAGCGGGAGAATCTGTAGCCATCATTGGATGCGGTGGACTTGGAATCCACGCTGTTGCTATTGCCAAAGCACTCGGAGCTGGAAAAATTTTTGCCTTGGACATCGACAGTGGAAGTTTGGAAAACGCAAAACAATATGGTGCCGACGAACTTATATTAGTTGAAAAAAATATGCAAGTTGGAAAGGTTCTCAAGGAAAAATCGGGAGGAATCGACCTCCTATGCGATTTTACTGGGTTTATGCCAAATATCGAAAGTAGTGTGCGTGCGATGAACCGAGGGGGAAGGATCGTACTCGTTGGCATCGGAAGGAACAAACTCGAAATCCCAATGCCATTTTTCTTAATTGAAAGACAAATCCGAATCACAGGTTCCTATGGATCCGATAGACGAGCTATCCCGGAACTCATCCAACTCTATCAGGAAAAAAAATTAAATCTCACAAAGTCTATCAGTGGCATTCACAAACTGGAAGAAACCAATGAATATCTTCATGCTTTGGAAGAAAAGAAAGGAAATCCGATTCGGTTTATCATCAATCCCGAATTGTAA
- a CDS encoding PP2C family protein-serine/threonine phosphatase has protein sequence MKEVKSYKFILLNTRFVLSLIWILSFQNCFDLYSERNQESPLQQSVYLIDRYYYWSDSEIGNPETIPEKDWIQFEPQKLGFKKREKAYLYIKFSDQFIRQLQSPILFSEIILETVKVYQGKELVYVDKNHDFIFPHLIPLNPEPQGSIIIQIQSRYNGFIGMDRDVVFKNHSQALIELFMENFSKTFFAPILLVLSFIFMGFYFLRRKEMIFLNFSILLLSASLIEAMNGFVGFSLRQYASYTVPITFLNFSFFPFTLLLFLICVFPPFFRNLFKLIVILHLVLFIISIFQHYENGISFLNSEESYNWVVVLEAFFVILSSLYVFIKGNQKLREIIIGILVIVLSGLHDTLVDLEILDHQFRIIHYGFFLMLGFFGFYVFKHYWELLHSINRMNAELRTKNRELQRLVQIDKDLALAHALQKSLLSSKYNEDEKIRIIGFSQNLESVGGDYFDHTKDSMGNWAILIADVSGHGISSAMVAAMSKMAFVGAGPYLQFPARVFHLMNRHLVGKTKNLFITASYLFIDTESYTVTFSNAGHPSFLLIRDHENEVKHLTAKGKPLGLFSHQSYEEQILSIQPKDKLLLYTDGIFDLLNEEGESFGEDRLKSLLWEYRFHNIQDLSMILQDSLFRFSNGWKHQMDDLSYLLVEIK, from the coding sequence TTGAAAGAAGTCAAATCATATAAATTCATTCTGTTGAACACTCGATTTGTTCTTTCTTTGATTTGGATACTTTCGTTTCAAAACTGTTTTGATTTGTATTCAGAAAGGAACCAAGAAAGCCCGCTACAGCAGTCCGTATATCTGATTGATCGCTATTACTATTGGTCTGATTCAGAAATCGGGAATCCAGAAACGATTCCAGAAAAAGATTGGATACAATTTGAACCACAAAAACTTGGATTTAAAAAAAGGGAAAAAGCATATTTATATATAAAATTTAGTGATCAGTTCATTCGGCAATTACAGAGTCCCATTTTATTTAGCGAAATTATTTTAGAGACTGTCAAAGTGTACCAAGGGAAGGAACTAGTATACGTAGACAAAAATCATGATTTCATTTTTCCCCATTTAATTCCATTAAACCCTGAACCCCAAGGATCCATTATAATACAAATCCAATCGAGATATAACGGTTTTATTGGAATGGATCGAGATGTTGTATTTAAAAATCATTCGCAAGCATTAATAGAATTGTTTATGGAAAATTTTTCCAAAACTTTTTTTGCTCCCATCCTTTTGGTCTTATCCTTTATTTTTATGGGATTTTATTTTTTAAGACGAAAGGAAATGATATTTCTAAATTTTTCGATCTTACTTTTGTCTGCGTCTCTCATTGAAGCTATGAATGGATTTGTAGGATTTTCTTTGAGGCAATACGCATCGTATACAGTTCCGATTACGTTTTTGAACTTTTCTTTTTTTCCTTTTACTTTATTATTATTTTTGATCTGTGTTTTTCCTCCTTTTTTTAGAAATCTTTTTAAACTCATTGTAATCTTACATTTGGTACTATTCATCATTTCAATCTTTCAACATTATGAAAATGGAATCTCATTTTTAAATAGCGAAGAAAGTTACAATTGGGTTGTTGTATTGGAAGCTTTTTTTGTTATCCTATCTTCACTGTATGTCTTTATCAAAGGAAATCAAAAGTTAAGAGAAATTATTATTGGTATTTTGGTGATTGTTCTTTCGGGACTTCATGATACACTAGTTGATTTGGAAATTTTAGATCATCAATTCAGAATCATCCACTATGGTTTCTTTCTAATGTTGGGATTTTTTGGTTTTTATGTGTTCAAACATTATTGGGAATTATTGCATTCTATCAATCGAATGAATGCAGAGCTTCGAACCAAAAATAGAGAATTGCAGAGGCTTGTCCAAATTGACAAAGATTTGGCTTTAGCGCATGCGCTACAAAAATCTCTTCTATCTTCCAAATACAATGAAGATGAAAAAATTCGGATCATCGGGTTCTCACAAAATTTAGAATCTGTTGGCGGTGATTACTTTGATCATACAAAAGATAGTATGGGCAATTGGGCGATTCTCATTGCCGATGTTTCTGGGCACGGCATTTCTTCTGCGATGGTGGCTGCCATGTCCAAAATGGCATTCGTTGGAGCAGGTCCCTATTTACAATTTCCCGCACGCGTCTTTCATTTGATGAATCGACATTTGGTTGGGAAAACGAAAAATCTATTTATCACGGCATCTTATCTTTTTATCGATACTGAATCCTATACGGTGACCTTTAGTAATGCAGGCCATCCTAGTTTTTTATTGATTCGCGATCATGAAAATGAAGTAAAACACTTAACTGCCAAAGGCAAACCTTTGGGACTATTCTCGCATCAATCCTATGAAGAACAAATACTTTCGATTCAACCAAAAGATAAACTATTGCTGTATACGGATGGAATTTTTGATTTGTTGAATGAAGAAGGGGAAAGTTTCGGAGAAGACAGACTCAAATCGTTGTTATGGGAATATCGTTTTCATAATATCCAAGACTTATCCATGATTTTACAGGATTCTTTGTTTCGATTTTCTAATGGCTGGAAACATCAAATGGATGACCTTAGTTATTTACTTGTTGAGATTAAATAA
- a CDS encoding NAD(P)H-dependent flavin oxidoreductase: MKIKTKISEMLKIDLPIIAAPMFLVSYPELVVAVSEAGGIGCFPSLNYRTPEQLREGILEIRSKTKKPIGVNLILHKEHNPNWAKQFEVVMDLKVELIITSLGTPRTIAKEIKANGSSLFCDVTTLKHANIVAKSGADALIAVSQGAGGHAGAITPFALIPYLKKETGLPVIAAGAISNGSQMAAALSLGADAVYIGTRFIATPESRAQNEYKQMLIDSSPDEIIYTEKISGIPANWLAKSVEKSPEILEDGPKKIAAGHAGGEKAMEQEYKRWRDIWSAGQGVAQIEEVKPAGDIVKEIANEYLQTINSLPRN, encoded by the coding sequence ATGAAAATCAAAACAAAAATCAGTGAAATGTTAAAAATTGATCTACCGATCATTGCCGCACCTATGTTTCTCGTTTCCTATCCAGAACTCGTGGTGGCCGTTTCGGAGGCAGGAGGAATCGGTTGTTTTCCTTCTTTGAATTACAGAACGCCAGAACAATTACGGGAAGGGATTTTGGAAATTCGTTCCAAAACGAAAAAACCAATCGGGGTAAATTTAATTCTACATAAGGAGCATAATCCGAATTGGGCAAAACAATTCGAAGTTGTGATGGATCTAAAAGTGGAACTCATCATCACAAGCCTTGGAACTCCGAGAACCATTGCCAAAGAAATCAAAGCAAATGGTTCTTCTCTCTTTTGTGATGTGACAACACTGAAACACGCAAACATTGTCGCAAAATCAGGTGCAGACGCACTGATAGCTGTTTCCCAAGGGGCAGGTGGACATGCGGGAGCCATCACTCCTTTTGCACTGATTCCCTATTTAAAAAAGGAAACGGGACTTCCCGTAATAGCGGCGGGAGCCATTTCTAATGGTTCCCAAATGGCGGCGGCACTTTCGTTGGGTGCGGACGCAGTTTATATCGGTACTCGTTTCATCGCAACTCCAGAATCAAGAGCTCAAAATGAATACAAACAAATGTTAATTGATTCAAGTCCTGATGAAATCATCTACACGGAAAAAATTTCAGGAATCCCTGCCAATTGGTTGGCCAAATCCGTCGAAAAATCACCAGAGATCTTAGAAGATGGACCTAAAAAAATTGCAGCGGGTCATGCTGGTGGTGAAAAAGCAATGGAACAAGAATATAAACGTTGGCGAGACATTTGGTCTGCTGGCCAAGGTGTTGCCCAAATCGAAGAAGTCAAACCCGCTGGTGACATTGTAAAAGAAATCGCAAACGAGTATCTTCAAACCATCAACTCGTTGCCACGTAACTAG
- a CDS encoding cytochrome c biogenesis protein CcdA — protein MFSEIQAFIESQLSSGNFSGVTILFLALGGLFAGLLPCVYPLYPITAGILKTRVAKHKWSHPLVYYFGLAFMYAIFGLIAGVSGGVFNSFLRFPETQLILAILLFILGLSVAEFLYFPFFSGDLKNSVNVNYANTFFLGMGAGLLSSPCVGPVVVSILVQLITYQTEGLKILPILFTSFKMFLFGLGLGIPFLLIGVFGLSLPKSGKWMKYVQWFLALLIFYFSFTYLEKAFDLWGIPTGVSSKVYLLWILALLGLYLQKKEGSVTEKMKQSLYQIFTFTLFLVLLLLLSGFVLQGTGSVDSQGIEGNQMLTEEHGNLIWYRSEKDVLQIAKEKQIPIFIDFYADWCTNCKEFQKLTLSHGEWNQTFQKDVVLWKVYDTDPIFETFANNPNYPELKIGLPFFLILGPDGKLLYKSNDYLDVKGMVRTIQKFRL, from the coding sequence ATGTTTTCTGAAATCCAAGCGTTTATTGAATCCCAATTGTCCTCTGGTAACTTTTCTGGAGTTACTATTTTGTTTTTGGCTTTAGGTGGGTTATTTGCAGGATTACTCCCTTGTGTTTATCCTTTATATCCGATTACCGCAGGTATACTAAAGACACGCGTTGCCAAACACAAATGGTCTCATCCTCTGGTGTATTATTTTGGACTGGCTTTCATGTATGCAATCTTTGGATTGATTGCTGGTGTGAGTGGAGGTGTTTTTAATTCTTTTTTACGATTCCCAGAAACACAACTTATCCTAGCGATTCTCTTATTTATTTTAGGACTTAGTGTTGCAGAGTTTTTATACTTTCCATTTTTTTCTGGGGATCTTAAAAACTCGGTAAACGTGAATTATGCGAATACCTTCTTTTTAGGTATGGGAGCAGGTCTCCTTTCCTCTCCATGTGTTGGACCAGTTGTTGTATCCATTTTAGTTCAACTCATCACTTACCAAACAGAGGGACTTAAGATTCTGCCAATTCTATTTACCTCATTCAAAATGTTTTTGTTTGGTTTGGGTTTAGGGATTCCATTTCTTCTGATTGGTGTATTTGGATTGTCATTACCGAAATCAGGAAAATGGATGAAGTATGTGCAGTGGTTCCTTGCCTTACTGATTTTCTATTTTTCTTTTACCTACTTAGAGAAAGCCTTCGATTTGTGGGGAATCCCAACAGGAGTAAGTTCCAAAGTGTATCTACTTTGGATATTGGCACTTCTTGGTTTGTATCTACAGAAAAAAGAAGGTTCTGTAACAGAGAAGATGAAGCAGTCTCTCTATCAAATTTTTACCTTCACTCTATTTCTCGTTTTGTTACTTCTCCTTTCGGGTTTTGTATTACAGGGAACTGGATCTGTTGATTCCCAAGGAATAGAAGGGAATCAAATGTTAACAGAGGAACATGGAAATCTGATTTGGTATCGCAGTGAAAAGGATGTATTACAAATCGCAAAAGAGAAACAGATTCCTATTTTCATAGATTTTTATGCGGATTGGTGTACAAACTGCAAGGAGTTTCAAAAACTCACCCTGTCCCATGGGGAATGGAACCAAACCTTTCAGAAAGATGTTGTTTTGTGGAAGGTATATGATACCGATCCAATATTTGAAACTTTTGCCAACAATCCCAACTATCCAGAATTAAAAATTGGTTTGCCTTTCTTTTTGATTCTGGGTCCAGATGGGAAACTTTTGTACAAATCGAACGATTATCTTGATGTAAAAGGGATGGTGAGAACGATTCAAAAGTTTCGGCTTTAA
- a CDS encoding FecR domain-containing protein yields MFVRVIMSLKIPLTIISLVFLSHSLFAEEFAVATFIRGKVSFLPAEDTSKLWKTLKVNDVIKPGDRIKTGNGSKVDFLYQETEIRIQPNTDFSLQEWNSEKKIAKAYVQNGAAWFRVNNFKKGNFEVSTPTTTAGVRGTAFGVFFEEKEQKGYTCVCEGTVNINGSDFSKGTGGAKKVGATELEKNNYKDLITKEGSTLLFKEKRREFPMLNRCLPCHKPVGWEDKSYLPDETYGK; encoded by the coding sequence ATGTTTGTTAGAGTGATTATGAGCCTCAAAATCCCTCTAACCATCATCAGCTTAGTCTTCCTGTCTCATTCTCTTTTCGCAGAAGAGTTTGCCGTTGCTACGTTCATCCGTGGAAAAGTGAGTTTTTTACCAGCCGAAGACACATCCAAACTTTGGAAAACTCTCAAGGTGAATGATGTCATTAAACCTGGGGACCGAATCAAGACCGGAAACGGATCAAAAGTTGATTTTTTATACCAAGAAACAGAAATCCGTATCCAACCAAATACAGATTTTTCTCTGCAAGAGTGGAATTCAGAGAAAAAAATAGCTAAGGCTTATGTTCAAAACGGCGCTGCCTGGTTTCGTGTGAACAATTTTAAAAAAGGTAATTTTGAAGTTTCAACTCCAACCACAACAGCAGGGGTAAGAGGGACCGCCTTTGGAGTGTTTTTCGAGGAAAAAGAACAAAAGGGTTATACCTGTGTTTGTGAGGGCACAGTCAATATCAATGGTTCCGATTTCTCAAAAGGGACAGGTGGCGCCAAAAAGGTAGGAGCTACTGAACTAGAGAAAAATAATTATAAAGATTTGATCACAAAGGAAGGTTCCACACTTCTTTTTAAAGAAAAACGCAGAGAATTTCCCATGTTGAATCGTTGCCTTCCTTGTCATAAACCCGTTGGTTGGGAAGATAAATCGTATCTCCCTGATGAAACTTACGGCAAATAG
- the thyX gene encoding FAD-dependent thymidylate synthase: MQQSDFESISRVSVPELDSILGKPFPILDDGFVRLVDYMGSDESIVQAARVSYGKGTKKVNEDRGLIRYLMRHRHSTPFEMCELKLHVRVPMDTWRQWIRHRMANVNEYSTRYSVAIDSAQTTLPGEWRIQSIGNKQGSDGFLESSKGDHLTKRETEFQKFANEIYNERLEMGVAREQARKDLPLATYTEAYWKIDLHNLLHFLALRMDDHAQLEIRLFAKTIGEQIVKKWVPHTWEAFVDYRLSALHLTKYDTEIIAALNQAGKEGAIRKAIELGMLDDQGTTAKKSREREELEYKLSQLGFPIPW; this comes from the coding sequence ATGCAACAATCTGATTTCGAATCCATTTCAAGAGTATCCGTTCCCGAATTAGACTCCATTTTAGGAAAACCATTCCCAATTTTGGATGATGGATTTGTGAGACTTGTGGATTATATGGGCTCAGATGAATCAATCGTGCAAGCCGCACGCGTTTCGTACGGAAAAGGAACAAAAAAGGTAAATGAAGATCGTGGTCTCATTCGCTACTTAATGCGTCACAGACACAGTACTCCTTTTGAAATGTGCGAACTTAAGCTCCACGTCAGAGTTCCGATGGACACTTGGCGCCAATGGATTCGTCATAGAATGGCAAATGTCAATGAATACTCTACGCGTTATTCCGTAGCCATCGACTCTGCTCAAACTACATTGCCTGGTGAATGGCGAATCCAATCGATTGGGAACAAACAAGGGAGTGATGGCTTTTTAGAATCATCCAAGGGTGATCACCTAACAAAGCGTGAAACAGAATTCCAGAAATTTGCCAATGAGATTTATAACGAACGATTGGAGATGGGAGTGGCTCGCGAACAAGCAAGAAAAGATCTACCACTTGCCACCTATACAGAAGCCTATTGGAAAATTGACCTTCATAACTTACTTCACTTTTTAGCCCTTCGTATGGATGACCATGCGCAATTGGAGATTCGATTGTTTGCAAAAACCATTGGAGAACAAATTGTCAAAAAATGGGTTCCTCATACTTGGGAAGCTTTCGTGGACTACCGTCTGAGTGCACTTCATCTCACAAAATATGACACCGAAATCATTGCGGCTCTCAACCAAGCTGGAAAAGAGGGAGCGATCCGAAAAGCAATCGAACTAGGAATGTTAGATGACCAAGGTACTACCGCTAAAAAAAGCCGAGAACGTGAGGAATTGGAGTACAAATTGTCTCAGTTGGGATTTCCGATCCCCTGGTGA
- a CDS encoding alpha/beta fold hydrolase, translating into MVSSDKIFIFPVPKTTFHFLENIWQSFTNKMVSLVDFNDDPIFNFSIFEVIDQDEMKIVATATHFKLREIAERRKIPGIEEYIKKSRPIHLADPRNESARFLRKSIIDFNKGLRPEVIFINLKEEEIHPEKKVLLSETMNHAVGIPLFVNENPIGILWGITKDPISEEQIRPLTLQLYSLFDVIEFVVAKEMESGNDHYIAQKNIEKADTVSNSRNLFYTTTKDQKEPVTSIIFKSHQYNIEYRMDASFIIPTTDGYAVSLKSFTPEKLNNTGKNLLLIPGFFCRRSVMDKLAKELALKYGYRVFLMDMRGRSRQTMPKHGKKEGWTVDNYIQDDFPEVLRWIRWHYPSERTVVVGHSMGGMIPRFYVSSYETIKEHKQEFNLPQPEEYIAGIVSITSPNYISLKSNFIGLDTLKKGFSMLPHKMISDMILSMASFSMQATIQTIDLKKFFKLILNLHSSLRSFSYNIGTKVLTIKDFVGYKEITPPEWYFLMEDVFCEESVSVIMQFFQSQISNERSFWSNDGKINYTENFLNNFNLPIYSVVGTVDKIVPEESLTELKDLKSENKVTTYYEQGHLGIIFHGETVRKICKGMDEWIQNLK; encoded by the coding sequence ATGGTCAGTTCGGATAAAATTTTCATTTTTCCGGTGCCCAAAACCACCTTTCACTTTTTGGAAAACATTTGGCAGTCATTCACCAATAAAATGGTATCTCTCGTGGATTTTAACGATGATCCCATTTTTAATTTTTCCATTTTTGAGGTTATTGACCAAGATGAAATGAAAATTGTGGCAACCGCCACTCATTTCAAATTACGGGAAATCGCAGAAAGACGAAAAATTCCAGGAATCGAAGAATACATCAAAAAATCGAGACCCATTCACCTTGCAGATCCAAGGAACGAATCAGCAAGGTTCCTTCGTAAATCCATCATTGATTTTAACAAAGGCCTCAGACCAGAAGTTATTTTTATCAATCTCAAAGAAGAAGAAATCCATCCTGAGAAAAAAGTTTTGCTTTCCGAAACAATGAACCACGCCGTTGGCATTCCTCTCTTTGTGAATGAAAACCCAATTGGGATCTTATGGGGGATCACTAAAGATCCCATCTCGGAAGAGCAAATTCGCCCTCTGACCCTCCAATTGTATTCTCTTTTTGATGTGATTGAGTTTGTTGTCGCGAAAGAAATGGAATCAGGAAATGACCATTACATTGCACAAAAAAACATTGAGAAAGCAGACACAGTTTCTAACTCACGGAATTTATTTTACACAACTACGAAGGATCAAAAAGAACCTGTCACATCGATTATTTTTAAATCCCACCAGTATAATATTGAATACAGGATGGACGCATCCTTCATTATTCCGACTACGGATGGTTATGCGGTTTCACTCAAAAGTTTCACTCCAGAAAAATTAAACAACACAGGAAAAAACCTACTCCTCATCCCTGGGTTTTTCTGTCGACGTTCGGTCATGGACAAATTAGCAAAAGAACTCGCACTCAAATATGGCTACCGAGTTTTCCTGATGGATATGCGAGGAAGGTCCAGACAAACTATGCCAAAACATGGAAAAAAGGAAGGTTGGACTGTTGACAATTACATCCAAGACGATTTTCCAGAAGTTTTACGCTGGATTCGATGGCACTATCCAAGTGAACGAACTGTAGTGGTTGGGCATAGTATGGGGGGGATGATCCCTAGATTCTATGTTTCTTCCTACGAAACAATCAAAGAACATAAACAAGAATTCAATCTACCGCAGCCAGAAGAATACATTGCAGGAATTGTTTCCATTACCTCTCCCAATTATATCAGCTTAAAGTCCAACTTCATTGGGTTAGATACATTGAAAAAGGGATTTAGTATGCTCCCTCACAAAATGATCTCGGATATGATTTTGAGTATGGCAAGTTTTTCCATGCAGGCAACAATTCAAACCATCGATTTGAAAAAATTCTTCAAATTGATTTTAAATCTCCACTCTAGTTTAAGAAGCTTTAGTTATAATATAGGAACCAAAGTGTTAACCATCAAAGACTTTGTGGGTTATAAAGAAATCACACCTCCAGAATGGTATTTTCTCATGGAAGACGTGTTTTGCGAAGAATCAGTTTCTGTGATCATGCAATTTTTCCAAAGTCAAATTTCGAATGAACGTAGTTTTTGGTCGAATGATGGTAAAATCAATTACACAGAAAATTTCCTAAACAATTTCAATTTACCGATTTACAGTGTGGTTGGAACCGTCGACAAAATCGTACCAGAAGAAAGTTTAACGGAATTAAAAGATCTCAAATCAGAAAACAAAGTTACAACTTATTACGAACAAGGACACCTAGGAATCATTTTCCACGGCGAAACCGTTCGAAAAATCTGTAAAGGAATGGATGAGTGGATCCAGAACTTAAAATAA